One Parashewanella spongiae genomic window, CGACATATAAAGCTGTCGTTATTACATTGCTACGTCAAGACAGTTTTGAGAAGTATTCTTTATAAACCCAACCGATCCATTAGATTTAATATAAAACTTTGAATTCTGTGATCTTTGTGTCGGATAGATGACAGTGAACAAATACTGTCTTCCTAAGAGCCTCAATAATTCATAGCTTTGTTGTTGAATGTATCTCATTACGTCACCGTGTTCAGAGTTTTGTGGTGCGGACTTAATGAGGCTGTTAACCATTAAACTCGGGTTTCAGAAAGAATGAAAATCTTGGCAGTTAACGTATTCTGCTTGCATAGAGGGGTATATTGGTTAGCAGTTAGATATAAGAGATAGTTATTACCATTAAACTAAATTTTGAATGACGCTTCATATTGACCGCTTACAATTTATCAACTCATCGAAGACAAAGAATCGGAATGTGAATGTGCAATCCCCTAGGCGCCGTCAGCTCAAATACTTCAATCGCTGCACAGTTAGACTTTCAGCCTCAGCAGGCAAACCTTGAATCAAACACCGTTGATATTGACGGTCAGTTGTTTAGGGTCAGCCTGCTTGGGCAATATGATGCATTCCTCAAATTTATTCGTGATGAAGAAGTAACGAAAAACCACGCTGAACTAGAGTTAACTGATGATGTAGCGAAGTTACCAGGAGCAAATTTTGATGAAAAATTAACAGGCGTGATAATGCGGGCTGAGCAACAAGGAAAGGCCATTCTAGCTCGGGACACCAAAGGCAGGGAGGATTATTTTGCGCGACTCGAAAAATTAAAGACGCATATTATTGGTCAAATCAATTTCGCTCAACAATTACCGGATGACGCCTTACTTTTTCTTGTTGAATTTTCAAACAGACTGGACGAAATGAAACTCTGGCCTGAGTCACAGCAACTGCTTCATCTCGGTGCCTTTCCTATGGCGGTTGAAAGCGAAGGTGAATGGCGGTGCATAGACGGTCTTCGAATTCGTTTGGATTTGTGTGATAGACCATCGACAACGATTTTTAATTTATTGTGTCGGGATCAAATGAATGACGCATTACTGAAGTTAACTTCAAAGGTTAAGTCTGCCAATCGTGTACATTTAGCGGCGGCGGTGCCTTGGGTGCTTACGGGGATCGACTCTCAGAAAGACACTCATTTTAAGTTACCGCTGCACGATCTGTGTGCGTCAGATATTTATGATTTACTTCTCACTGCTCCAGAAGATTATCACCGCCATTTATTGAGCAGTATTGACGATTATTTGGAATTATCGCAGCAGGTATTATTTCTGAAAGAGCAATACATTCAGTCAGAGGATGATGATCTGCTAATGGAAATAGATGGCATAGTTGATCGGTTAAAGGAAAACGCTTGGACTGCGTTATTAAAACTGGCTCCTAACCATTTTTATGATGGCAGCCAGACAAGAGAGAGTATCAGTAATGAGCTTTTAAAGCGTATTCAGACAAACCAGCAGCTAACACGTTTTATAAAAAGTGTATTTACACCGGAAAAGCCTGAGCTAACGGATTACACTGACAATATCAGCCACTGGTGTGAAAAACTTTATTGTGGTGATTTCTGTGCGCTGGCAGCACTGGTTGTTTACTGTCTCCCCGTGTTTGATAAACGTCCGTTGATGATGTGTTTATTGTCACATACATGGCGAACTCTCTACAGTGATACGCTATGTAGGCACCTTGAACAGTTAAAAGTTAAGTCGGAGTTTGTCACTGTTTGGAGTAAGCAAATTGTTGAGCGATTAACTGAATTTAATGCAAAATACGATGAGGTAGTAGAAAAATACCTGAATAACAGAGAGGTTTGGCAAACCTTACCGTTAAACCGTAAACAAGACTTATTGCAGCAATGCATCTCAGGCGGCGTCAGTTTTTCTATAATACAAGCGCTTCATAACTCAGGAGCTGATGAGGTACCTTTAAGTTCACTTAATTGGCGAGCTTGGGTAAATTCAAGAGACTGGCCAAAATTAATTGATTTATTGAGTCATCAGGTTAATTTCAATGAAGTAATACATTACTCTTTACCTATCATTAGAAATGATAATCAACTGTTGCATATCGCAGCGTACTTTGGGCGGGCAGATGTGGTGGAAGCATTATTGAAGACTCCGGATATTGAGGTTCATAGCGCTAACAAAAACGGGTATACGCCATTGCATGTGGCCTGCGGTCTTGGTAAAGAGAAGGTGGTGAAGGTATTGCTGGATTATAAGGGGCAGCCCCCTAATGCCGGTATTGGGCTAACCAGGGAGCATTCAACAAGTAATAATTCACCACTGTTTGAGGCTTGTGTCGCTGGTCATGATGGTGTGGTGAAGGTACTACTGGATTATAAGGGGCAGCACCCTGAGGCTGATATCGGGCTATCCAGAGAACATTCAACACATAAGAATACGCCACTGCATGAGGCTTGTATAGATGGTCATGATGGCGTGGTGAAGGTACTGCTGGATTATAAAGGGCAGCACCCTAATGCCGATATTGGGCTGCTCAGGGAGCATTCAGAAACTAAGAATACGCCACTGCATGAGGCTTGTATAGATGGTCATGATGGCGTGGTGAAGGTACTGCTGGATTATAAGGGGCAGCACCCTAATGCCGATATTGGGCTGCTCAGGGAGCATTCAACATTTAATACTACACCACTGCATGCGGCCTGCAGTATTAGTAAAGAGAAGGTGGTAAAGGTACTGCTTGATTATAAGGGGCATAACTCTAAGGCCGATATCGGGCTAACCAAGGGGCATTCAACACATCAAAATACGCCACTGTATGAGGCTTGTATCGCTGGTCATGATGGTGTAGTGAAGGTACTGCTGGATTATAAAGGGCAATACTCTGAGGCTGATATCGGACTGAGCAGAGAGCATTTAACACATAAAAATACGCCACTGCATGCGGCTTGTATCGCTGGCCATGATGGTGTGGTGAAGGTACTACTCGATTATAAGGGGCAGCACCCTGAGGCTGATATCGGGCTGCTCAGGGAGCGTTTAACATATAAGACCACGCCACTGCATACTGCTTGCCGTCTTGGTAAAGAGGGGGTGGTTAAGTTATTGCTGGACCATAAGGGGCAGTACCCTGAGGCTGATATTGGGCTAACTCGGGAGCATTCAACATATAAAAATACGCCACTGTATGAGGCTTGTATCGCTGGTCATTATGGTGTAGTGAAGGTACTACTGGATTATAAGGGGCAGCACCCTGATGCTAATATCGGACTGACCAAGGAGCATTTAATATATAAAAATACGCCACTGCACGCGGCTTGTATCGCTGGTCATGATGGTGTGGTGAAGGTACTACTGGATTATAAGGGGCAGCACCCTGAGGCTGATATCGGGCTATTCAGGGAGCGTTTAACACATAAGACTATGCCACTGCATGCAGCTTGCCGCCTTGGTAAAGAGGAGGTGGTTAAGTTATTGCTGGACCATAAGGGGCAGTACCCTGAGGCTGATATTGGGCTAACATGGGAGCATTCAACATATAAAAATACGCCACTGCATGAGGCTTGTATCGCCGGTCATGATGGTGTGGTGAAGGTACTACTGGATTATAAGGGGCAGCACCATAATGTCGATATCGGGCTAACCAAAGAGCATTCAGAATCTAAGAATACGCCATTGCATGCGGCTTGTATCGCCGGTCATGATGGTGTGGTGAAGGTACTGCTGGATTATAAGGGGCAAGATCCTAAAGCTGATATCGGGCTAACCAAAGAGCATTCAATATACAAAAATACGCCACTGCATGCGGCCTGCATTCTTGGTAAAGAGAAAGTGGTGAAGTCATTGCTGGATTATAAGGGGCAGTACCCTAAAGCCGATATTGGGCTAGCAAAAATGCACGCCCTTTACCCCAATACGCCATTGCATGTAGCTTGTATCACCGGTCATGATGGTGTGGTGAAGGTACTGCTGGATTATAAGGTGCAGTACTCTAAGGAGGATATCGGGCTAACCAAGGAGCATCCAAAATCTAAGAATACGCCACTGTATGAGGCTTGTATCGCCGGTCATGATGGCGTGGTGAAGGTACTACTGGATTATAAGGGTCAGTACCCTGAGGCTGATATTGGGCTGACCAGTAAGCATTCAACATATAAAGATACCCCATTGCATGGGGCCTGCTGTCTTGGGGAAGAGAAGGTGGTGAAGGTACTGCTGGACTATTTATCCATACATCCGATAGATTCTATTCGATTGTTTAGTAAGGAATTTGGAATGTCACCGCTAAAACTGGCATGCAAATATAAGCGCGAGGTTGTAATTACTCTCATACTCACATGGAAAGGTATTGAGTTGGTGTCCAGGAAAGATAAAATAGGTGTGTTTTTTGCGAAAAAATAAACTGTAAGCGAGTGAAGATGGTATTCTCTACTCGCTTAGAACTTTATTGGTGTAAGTGTAACATGTTGATTTGTAGGTGAAGATCGATTTTACCCATAAGCTTGCTTCATTCTTTACGCTACCTAGCCAGCGTAAAGTGGTAAATAAAGTTCCTCTTATCTGTATCTGACAAGAGGAACAGGAAGAGACCTAAAGAATCTAGCGATTTAGAAAGTACCAATCTTTGTCATACCAGCGTAGGCTAGTATCCAGTGACTTTTATAGAAAAAAGCAAAGGAACTAACTATGTCTTCACCAATTTCACTTGTACTTTGAACACCTACATAGCTCTGAGCTGGGAATTTAATTACTGTAATTGGTATTACTTCGTTTCCAGCCTGCGCTGGAGTGACGATAACTCATCGATATACTTTCTTCCGCAACTTTCCTAAGCATGCACAAGGTTCTGCAACTCACCTGCCAAATAACTTTTAATATTAGCAACTGTCACTTTTATCAAAGCTTGTCTTGCTTCTAATGTTGCCCAAGCAATATGAGGGGTAATGCTGATATTTGGTGCTGATAGTAATGGATTATCTGTCGCTGGTGGCTCTGTCGATAACACGTCAACACCAGCGAATAATGTTCCAGTTTTGAGCTTGTCGGCTAAATCTTGTTCATTGATTAAGCCACCTCTGGCGCAATTGATGAGCAGGGCATCTGTTTTCATTAGCGAGAGTGTTTTATGGTTAACTAACTGCTCTGTATGAGGAGTTAACGGACAATGTAAAGATACAATATCAGATTGTTGAAATAACGAAGATAAATCACTCAATGTGGTATTAGGTGGCAAAACTTCAGGCTGAGTTCGTGAGTGTACTATGACCTTCATGCCAAACGCTGCGGCGATTTGAGCCGCTTGTTTACCGGTTTCACCAAAACCGATAATCCCAATAGTCTTATTTTTTAATGATTGTAGAGAACCATGACGAAAGCAAAAATCATTGCAGTTTTGCCAATCACCTTTAGCTACGGCTCGGTGATGCTGAGCGACTCGCTGGTAGTGGTTTAATATATGTGCAAACACCATTTGAGCGACAGACTCAGTGCTATAAGCCGGAACGTTACACACTGTGATACCCAGCTTATTAGCTGCAGCAATATCAACAACATTGGTGCCAGTAGCTAATACGCTGATCAATTTTAAATTGGGTAAATTAGCAAGAGTTGTGGCTGAAAGCGGCGTTTTATTGGTGAGAATAATTTCACTTTCAAAGGCTCTATCCACAATATCTTTTTCAGCCGTTCTTGGATAACAGGTTACATTGGCCAAATTTAATAGCTCGGAGTCGTCAATGTCACCTGAGTTTAAAGTGTGATAGTCAAGTACAGTTATGTTCATTATTTAAACCCACGGGTATGTTTAATTTTGTCGTAAGCGGCTTGGATATCTTGGGCTTTGCGTTTGGCTAGCTCCATCATCTCGTTAGGTAACCCCTTTGCTACTAATTTATCGGGGTGATGCTCATTCATCAGTTTACGATAGGCGCGTTTGATGTCTTTATCTGATGATGATCCCGTAAGCCCAAGCAGTTGGTAAGCGTCGGCCTCAGAAGTGGTATTGCTGCCCGAGGCTGACTGCTGGAATTTAAATTCTGCTTTCCAGCGTTCTAACATGCTTTCGAGTTGCTGCTGACTAAAACCAAGCTGCTTGGCTATAGAGGATAAAACTTGCAGCTCTTTGGGGTGAAGTTCGCCGTCCGCTAATGCCGTTTGGATTTGAATTTCTAAGAACATCTTGAGCAGTTCAGTGCGTCGGCCAGCGATTTGTCTAAAGCTTTGTAAGCAAGCTTCTAAATCAAAATCAGCCTGTTTTCCTTCACGAAATGCATTTTGAGCATCACGTTTAGCATCACCTTGTAAGCGCATTTGCTGCATTAACATTGTAGCAATGCGGATATCAGTTTCAGTCACTTGACCAGATGCTTTAGCGACGTGACCCATCACTGCAAAAGTGCTGTTAAAGAACTGAGCTTGGCGTTGTGCTGCTGTTTTTAATAAGCCGACCATTCCTTGACGACGATCGTAAGCGTGACCTAACCAGAGTCCAAGTAAGGCACCAAAAAATCGACCAAACATAAAGCCGATAATTACACCAAAGACCTTGCCCCAAATCTTCATTTTTCTACCTTTTAATTTATGTCTATTGTTTGTTCATTGATTGGTTTAATTCATTCAAACGTTGCAATGTACCCACATCACACCAATTGCCTGATAGCAGCTCACCATTGATTTTGTTATTGTCGATGGCAGGGCGCAATATCTGCGGTAATGGGAAGGCGCCATCAGGTGCATTGGTAAATAGATCGGGATGATATAGGCCAATGCCTGCAAATGTATATTTGTTTTCGCCAATATTGCTGATTTTATTGTCTATTAACGAAAAATCACCATTTAGGTTGTGATTTGGGTTTTTCACCAACCATAAATGCGCTAATCGATTTTTATTTAGCTTAATGTCCTGAAGCGATGTGGGTAAGGCATCAATGTAAACATCGCCATTGATAACAAAAAATGGCGCATGGCCCAGTAATGGTAAAGCATTTTTTATGCCTCCTCCGGTTTCTAGGGCCTCAATTTCATTGCTGTAAATGAGTTCAATGTTCCACTGGCGGCCATCACCTAATGCTTTCGGCAACATTTCACCCAACCATGCCGTATTAATGACGATTTGTTTGAAACCTGCTGACGCTAAACGCTCTATGTGATAAACGATTAAAGGTTTGCCGTTTACTTCAACCAAAGGTTTAGGTTTGGTGTCTGTCAGAGGGGCTAAGCGAGCGCCGCGACCTGCGGCAAGGATCATAGCTTTCATAATTTATCCTCAACGCGAGGTAATATCTCACATTCAATCCAGTGCTTTAGTGATGCGAATTCTGAGTATTTAGCTGAAACTTGGATAAGATATTTAAGTGCTTGAGGAATATCTTTTAGATAGCCACTTTTATTATCACGATGATAGAGTCTGGCAAAAATACCGGCAATTTTAATATGACGTTGCATTCCCATTAAATCAAACCAGTGTTGGTATTGAGCAAAACTGATGCTTTCATTAATGAGTTTGTGCGCTTTGCAGAGCTGATAATGATGTTGCATAAGTTGCTGAATACACTCTTCTGGCCAAATAATATAGCAATCACGTAAAAGCGATACGGCATCGTATGTTACAGGGCCAATGACTGTGTCTTGAAAATCGATTAAATGTAGCTGATTATCTTGCAACATGATATTTCGACTATGATAATCTCGATGCATAGCATACTGAGGTTGTTGCAAGGCATTGTTTGTTAAGTCTTCAAAGCAAGTGTCAAGCATGGTTTGAGTTTCTGAGTCTATTTTTAGATTTAAATGAAACTCGAGTAGCCACTCGTTGAAAATATTCAGCTCTTTTAAGATAAATGCTTGGTCGAACTGAGGTAGAGCATGCTGAGTAGTGCCATTGACTCTCGTCACTTTTGGAAGCAAATTTAATGCTTCTGAATAATAGTGATGTACAGTATTTTCGGTTAGTTGGTTCAGTAGTTGAATATCGCCAAGGTCGGATAACAGCATAAAGCCTTGAGTTTTATCAGTAGCGATTACTTTTGGAACTTTTAATCCCGCTAGGGTATAAGCATTTGCCATCTCGATGAACGGATCTATTGGCACGAGATCGACGGGTGAATCAACGGCAATATAGTTAGAGTTTGGTCGTATGACTCGGAAGTAACGACGAAAACTGGCATCACCCGAAACAAGTGAAATGGATACTGGCTCGCCAAAATATTTTTCAAGCCATTGGGTTAAACAAATAAATCTCGGATCTGACAAAGGCATATCTTGGCTCTTATAGGAAAATTGATTTATTATAGCGATTAATTTTGTGGAAACAGCTAAAGAAATCATAAAGCTGGTTCTAATTTCTTCTGATGGAAACTTATTAAATACCTGAACATAAGTTTTCTGCCACTTTTTTGGAATAGTTGCCGTTTTGCGGTATGGTCATTTCACGACACTAAATGAAAGCTATGTACCAAAAATATGAGATAAATTACGTTCAGGTATTTAATGAATAATTAATGAAAATTCGCTACTTTCTGGCTTTGAGTTTGTCACCTCAGCTCGGGTTTGCTCAAGATATTACGACAAGCAACACTCAGACTTCTGCTCCTACACAGGCTGCCGCAGGGCAGTGTGTCATTGTTACTCCGGTTGCGCCAAGGCGTAATGTTCTCACCAACGCCGATATTGAAAGTGGGGACATTAATGTTGAGGCTGATCATGCCGAAGCTAAAATGGGTAAAGAGGCTCATTTTTCTGGTGGGGTAACCTTTAGTCATGGAGAGCGACAAATCTATGCTGAAGAAGCTACGTTAAACCGCGAAACACAACAGCTATCCGCTAAAGGCAATCTTACCCTTGAAGATCCACGATTAACCATTACTGCTGACTCCATTGATGCTGAGATCGAAGCCAATAATGCAGTGATGAAGGGCGCAGAATATTGGATTAAAGGGCAGCAAGTACATGGCGCTGCCCGTGAGCTTGAAATTACGCCGAATAATGATTTGATACTATCAAACAGTAGTTTCACAACATGCCCACCCGGACAAGAATCTTGGAAGCTTCAAGCGGGTCGCATTAAAATAAACAGCGAAGAGGAATGGGGCGAAATTTGGAATGCGAAGTTAAAAATTGCTGATGTACCTGTGTTATATATTCCTTATATGAGCATTCCTATTTCTGATAAACGAAAATCAGGTTTGCTGTTTCCAAAGTTTAGTACCAGCACAATTAATGGTGTTGAAGTCGCAACCCCAATTTATTGGAATATAAATCCTCAATATGATTTAACCTATACACCGCATTACATGTCTAATCGTGGCTTGTTCAATAAGCTCGAGTTTCGTTATTTATTAGACAATGAACAAAGTGGTCAACTTAATGTTGAATACCTGCCAACAGATGATTCATTGAATGGTAGCCCAAACCGTTATTTATATCACTGGGATCATCAAGGTAAAGTCGATGATAACTGGCGGTTTATGGCAAACTTTACAGATGTTTCAGATAATAACTACTTCACCGACCTTGATTCGGACATCAGAAAGTCCCATGACAATCAATTAATTCGTGTTGGTGAAGTTAATTATTTAGAAAAAAATTGGGATTTAGGGTTAAAAGTTCAAGACATTAAAGTATTAGGGATATCTGATAAACCCTATCAAGTGATGCCCCAATTGAGGTGGAACTACCGAGCGCTTAATGTGTTTAAAAACATCAATTTTTCGATGTACTCTGAAGTCAGTAATTTTGAAAATAAAGATAATGCACAAAGTTCAGCGACTCGTCTTCACCTTGAACCCAGTGTTATTTTGCCAATTTATGGTCCTGCAGGCTCATTTACTACCGAGCTAAAATTGTATCAAACCAATTATTGGCAAGATGATTCTCGAGTTGCTGAAGCGGCGCAATTATCACCACTAGATGATAGTGTGAGCCGCACCATTCCATCGGTAAGAATACATGGACAAATTAATTTTGAAAAACAACTCCAGCTTTTCAATCAATCCTATCGTCAGACACTAGAGCCACAGGCACAGTACCTTTATGTGGGACACCAAGATCAATCCAAAATAGGCCTTTATGATAGTGCATTATTACAAGAAGATTATTATGGCTTATTTAGAGATCGTCGCTTTTCAGGTTTAGATCGTATTGCCGATGCCAATCAATTTACAGTTGGTCTTACCACGCGTTTATTTGATGAACACAACAAAGAGCAAATGAAGTTCAGTTTTGGACAAATTTTCTATTTGCGAGATAGCCGTGTGAATTTAAATAATTCTGAAAATATCGTGAATCGACCGTCTTCATCTGTCCTTGCTGCTGAATTGGATGCGCATATTTATAACGATTGGTATTTAGGCTCAGAAATACAGTATGACACCAAGAACAGAGAATCTAAAAAGACGGAGTTTACACTTGATTTTCGACCAGAAAATAACAAGTTATTTCAATTGAGTTATCGATTTGTGCCCGATTTGCTGAATACCAATACGAATAACCAAGTGGATATCGCTCAGGCCGGCACTCGAGTAGCATGGCCCATAAAAGACAACTTATATTATGTCGGCAATTGGTATTACGATCTTAAGCAAAAGCGAAGCGTAGAAGCTTATACAGGCTTTCAATATGAGTCATGTTGTTGGGCTGTTAGACTAAGCTATCGTTATCGTATAAAAGCGAACTATGACGATAATTTTACGCCAACTCCTGATGAGAGAGAGCAATTTGAAAGTGGTGTATATTTGAACTTTGTAATTAAAGGACTCGGTAGCGCCGGTTCATTAGGTGTAACAGATATGTTGAACGATGGCATATTTAATTATCGAAAACCGCTTTATTTACGAAATTAATGTGATAGATTGCTGAACCTCAACGAGTTCTTACAGTCAAATGAAACTCATGGACTGCATTTGTGCTCAGTGTTAATGCTGAGTAATGCTCAGTTTGTATCGAATAACAACTTATTATCAGCCAAGGATTTTCTGGATGAGACTCTGTAAACAACTGATTTGTGCGATTTTTACTTTGGTTTTAAGCCAACAAGTTACAGCAATTCCACAGCCGCTCGACAAAGTGGCTGTACAGGTAGATGACGGCATTATTTTAGAAAGTGAAATCCAAGATTTGATCTCCTCTGTTAAATCTAACGCAGTTACGAATAAACAGGAACTCCCTTCTGACAATGCTCTTAGAACTCAGGTTGTAGAACGATTGATCCTGACGCATTTGCAATTGCAAATGGCGGCAAGAATTGGTTTACACATTGGTGATTTACAACTCGATCAGACGATAGAAAATATTGCAAAAGAACAAAATCTGTCGATTGAGGAAATGAAGCAACAAATTGAAGGCAGTGACGGCAGTTTCTCACAATATCGTGAGCAAGTGCGTAAGGACATGACAATCGGAGAAATTCAACGAATTCAAGTTCAGCGTCGTATTCAAGTTTCACCCCAAGAGATTAATAACTTAGTTAAGTTGATCCAAGAGCAAGGCAACAAGAACGTTGAATATCAAATTGGTCACATTTTGATTGAAGTACCATCAAATCCAAGCGGTGAACAGCTGGAAGCTTCTAGTAAACGTGCTAAAGCAGTATTGAAGCGTTTAAATGACGGTACAGACTTTAAAAGAACCGCTATTGCTGCATCTTCTGGCCCTAAAGCCCTTGAAGGTGGTATTTGGAATTACATGAACATCAATGAGATGCCAACATTATTTGCTGAAGTTGTTAATGGTACTCATACAGACGATATCTTAGGCCCAATAAAAAGTGGCTCAGGGTTTCATATCATTAAAGTCATAGACGTACGTGGTCAACAAATCCAAGAAATTAAAGAAGTTCGAG contains:
- the surA gene encoding peptidylprolyl isomerase SurA, whose translation is MRLCKQLICAIFTLVLSQQVTAIPQPLDKVAVQVDDGIILESEIQDLISSVKSNAVTNKQELPSDNALRTQVVERLILTHLQLQMAARIGLHIGDLQLDQTIENIAKEQNLSIEEMKQQIEGSDGSFSQYREQVRKDMTIGEIQRIQVQRRIQVSPQEINNLVKLIQEQGNKNVEYQIGHILIEVPSNPSGEQLEASSKRAKAVLKRLNDGTDFKRTAIAASSGPKALEGGIWNYMNINEMPTLFAEVVNGTHTDDILGPIKSGSGFHIIKVIDVRGQQIQEIKEVRARHILLKPSPILSNERAQKLLSQLLEQIRSGKAKFEDLARKYSEDPGSATKGGELGWAQPNVYVPAFAKTLNELDIEQISEPFRTSHGWHIAQLEERRTVDATDKNNTNRAHQLIYRRKFNEELQKWFDEMRADAFIDVLNQ
- the murU gene encoding N-acetylmuramate alpha-1-phosphate uridylyltransferase MurU — encoded protein: MKAMILAAGRGARLAPLTDTKPKPLVEVNGKPLIVYHIERLASAGFKQIVINTAWLGEMLPKALGDGRQWNIELIYSNEIEALETGGGIKNALPLLGHAPFFVINGDVYIDALPTSLQDIKLNKNRLAHLWLVKNPNHNLNGDFSLIDNKISNIGENKYTFAGIGLYHPDLFTNAPDGAFPLPQILRPAIDNNKINGELLSGNWCDVGTLQRLNELNQSMNKQ
- a CDS encoding D-2-hydroxyacid dehydrogenase, with translation MNITVLDYHTLNSGDIDDSELLNLANVTCYPRTAEKDIVDRAFESEIILTNKTPLSATTLANLPNLKLISVLATGTNVVDIAAANKLGITVCNVPAYSTESVAQMVFAHILNHYQRVAQHHRAVAKGDWQNCNDFCFRHGSLQSLKNKTIGIIGFGETGKQAAQIAAAFGMKVIVHSRTQPEVLPPNTTLSDLSSLFQQSDIVSLHCPLTPHTEQLVNHKTLSLMKTDALLINCARGGLINEQDLADKLKTGTLFAGVDVLSTEPPATDNPLLSAPNISITPHIAWATLEARQALIKVTVANIKSYLAGELQNLVHA
- a CDS encoding ankyrin repeat domain-containing protein; translation: MCNPLGAVSSNTSIAAQLDFQPQQANLESNTVDIDGQLFRVSLLGQYDAFLKFIRDEEVTKNHAELELTDDVAKLPGANFDEKLTGVIMRAEQQGKAILARDTKGREDYFARLEKLKTHIIGQINFAQQLPDDALLFLVEFSNRLDEMKLWPESQQLLHLGAFPMAVESEGEWRCIDGLRIRLDLCDRPSTTIFNLLCRDQMNDALLKLTSKVKSANRVHLAAAVPWVLTGIDSQKDTHFKLPLHDLCASDIYDLLLTAPEDYHRHLLSSIDDYLELSQQVLFLKEQYIQSEDDDLLMEIDGIVDRLKENAWTALLKLAPNHFYDGSQTRESISNELLKRIQTNQQLTRFIKSVFTPEKPELTDYTDNISHWCEKLYCGDFCALAALVVYCLPVFDKRPLMMCLLSHTWRTLYSDTLCRHLEQLKVKSEFVTVWSKQIVERLTEFNAKYDEVVEKYLNNREVWQTLPLNRKQDLLQQCISGGVSFSIIQALHNSGADEVPLSSLNWRAWVNSRDWPKLIDLLSHQVNFNEVIHYSLPIIRNDNQLLHIAAYFGRADVVEALLKTPDIEVHSANKNGYTPLHVACGLGKEKVVKVLLDYKGQPPNAGIGLTREHSTSNNSPLFEACVAGHDGVVKVLLDYKGQHPEADIGLSREHSTHKNTPLHEACIDGHDGVVKVLLDYKGQHPNADIGLLREHSETKNTPLHEACIDGHDGVVKVLLDYKGQHPNADIGLLREHSTFNTTPLHAACSISKEKVVKVLLDYKGHNSKADIGLTKGHSTHQNTPLYEACIAGHDGVVKVLLDYKGQYSEADIGLSREHLTHKNTPLHAACIAGHDGVVKVLLDYKGQHPEADIGLLRERLTYKTTPLHTACRLGKEGVVKLLLDHKGQYPEADIGLTREHSTYKNTPLYEACIAGHYGVVKVLLDYKGQHPDANIGLTKEHLIYKNTPLHAACIAGHDGVVKVLLDYKGQHPEADIGLFRERLTHKTMPLHAACRLGKEEVVKLLLDHKGQYPEADIGLTWEHSTYKNTPLHEACIAGHDGVVKVLLDYKGQHHNVDIGLTKEHSESKNTPLHAACIAGHDGVVKVLLDYKGQDPKADIGLTKEHSIYKNTPLHAACILGKEKVVKSLLDYKGQYPKADIGLAKMHALYPNTPLHVACITGHDGVVKVLLDYKVQYSKEDIGLTKEHPKSKNTPLYEACIAGHDGVVKVLLDYKGQYPEADIGLTSKHSTYKDTPLHGACCLGEEKVVKVLLDYLSIHPIDSIRLFSKEFGMSPLKLACKYKREVVITLILTWKGIELVSRKDKIGVFFAKK
- the lptD gene encoding LPS assembly protein LptD — encoded protein: MKIRYFLALSLSPQLGFAQDITTSNTQTSAPTQAAAGQCVIVTPVAPRRNVLTNADIESGDINVEADHAEAKMGKEAHFSGGVTFSHGERQIYAEEATLNRETQQLSAKGNLTLEDPRLTITADSIDAEIEANNAVMKGAEYWIKGQQVHGAARELEITPNNDLILSNSSFTTCPPGQESWKLQAGRIKINSEEEWGEIWNAKLKIADVPVLYIPYMSIPISDKRKSGLLFPKFSTSTINGVEVATPIYWNINPQYDLTYTPHYMSNRGLFNKLEFRYLLDNEQSGQLNVEYLPTDDSLNGSPNRYLYHWDHQGKVDDNWRFMANFTDVSDNNYFTDLDSDIRKSHDNQLIRVGEVNYLEKNWDLGLKVQDIKVLGISDKPYQVMPQLRWNYRALNVFKNINFSMYSEVSNFENKDNAQSSATRLHLEPSVILPIYGPAGSFTTELKLYQTNYWQDDSRVAEAAQLSPLDDSVSRTIPSVRIHGQINFEKQLQLFNQSYRQTLEPQAQYLYVGHQDQSKIGLYDSALLQEDYYGLFRDRRFSGLDRIADANQFTVGLTTRLFDEHNKEQMKFSFGQIFYLRDSRVNLNNSENIVNRPSSSVLAAELDAHIYNDWYLGSEIQYDTKNRESKKTEFTLDFRPENNKLFQLSYRFVPDLLNTNTNNQVDIAQAGTRVAWPIKDNLYYVGNWYYDLKQKRSVEAYTGFQYESCCWAVRLSYRYRIKANYDDNFTPTPDEREQFESGVYLNFVIKGLGSAGSLGVTDMLNDGIFNYRKPLYLRN
- a CDS encoding aminoglycoside phosphotransferase family protein, encoding MPLSDPRFICLTQWLEKYFGEPVSISLVSGDASFRRYFRVIRPNSNYIAVDSPVDLVPIDPFIEMANAYTLAGLKVPKVIATDKTQGFMLLSDLGDIQLLNQLTENTVHHYYSEALNLLPKVTRVNGTTQHALPQFDQAFILKELNIFNEWLLEFHLNLKIDSETQTMLDTCFEDLTNNALQQPQYAMHRDYHSRNIMLQDNQLHLIDFQDTVIGPVTYDAVSLLRDCYIIWPEECIQQLMQHHYQLCKAHKLINESISFAQYQHWFDLMGMQRHIKIAGIFARLYHRDNKSGYLKDIPQALKYLIQVSAKYSEFASLKHWIECEILPRVEDKL
- the djlA gene encoding co-chaperone DjlA — encoded protein: MKIWGKVFGVIIGFMFGRFFGALLGLWLGHAYDRRQGMVGLLKTAAQRQAQFFNSTFAVMGHVAKASGQVTETDIRIATMLMQQMRLQGDAKRDAQNAFREGKQADFDLEACLQSFRQIAGRRTELLKMFLEIQIQTALADGELHPKELQVLSSIAKQLGFSQQQLESMLERWKAEFKFQQSASGSNTTSEADAYQLLGLTGSSSDKDIKRAYRKLMNEHHPDKLVAKGLPNEMMELAKRKAQDIQAAYDKIKHTRGFK